A single region of the Phalacrocorax carbo chromosome 4, bPhaCar2.1, whole genome shotgun sequence genome encodes:
- the SH3TC1 gene encoding SH3 domain and tetratricopeptide repeat-containing protein 1 isoform X1: protein MESSAEAGSMSVLGANAIIPSPEGNQDRNLERKEMEQGRSDWKHVEANAGISAVPDGVRMDALHEQMECSQSEKCMNVSSRTLPSQVENFPTDVLGKSDISLKLTMVRRKSGCPDPRLQRQLRGQLRLLENDSREVMAVFSELSARLLSIHSDQDLIVVTFKTFEEIWRFLTYYSLGFINHCMENLFLDQSFWLCSQEEEETGIEVCINEKSLHLMYRSLLVQEGAFFVLCPDNLIRKILATDTEINTFFETGAFTDDVTGGSVNGDMTVPSNPSLEPLIPFHQWFLKAYSNPIGFTYKTESKSTMKVAMGSCLAVMNYESIVLEEMSFQEGDKIEILGYFIECMEWFLGRHVFTGQIGFVKTAHVKLELSKNKPQDLDFLEAEELSFFSKQKNLEEVIHLLKQTSITDVCSVYRIDQLEEPEFQKACECEIPSSHSSTGSTSKNSKVEEFLKNLKNLEAAQAEEPTTEGKDPASSPNKEAGSPPPEGPCFRIHQDVQASDVFESLLPFLNRKEYVRNFKNLYDFSYTFINSMFCGFSAEEELVSFFRLAREAAKKAGMSWALARLCFLLGRLSVKKLKFSQARVYFEEALGAVAGGFSDLYFVIALYTNLSVIYLTQKNKEKCAHVFDKATSLLMGIPNYVCSADLESDILKYALKRTILSQNKHAEARACFLLAKHYSARKQHEEALPFLERFQLLLNDLGLQNNLSNNCYFKLAESYNEKCLPHIVLSCIKVASSQSSRTLMDSLRRIDLVIRNAPKLYSMRKLGQILPSQMAPYLIQALPSVFTNEQQGLCSTIYLSLAKVYSHHKWYGKAIVYMTKALDSVSAKPEETINCLVSLAWLYILYRQHDVALAILNAVVDSSWSNPQQLGSAYNMLAIALKRTKNTKEAAESYYKALRLSEETNMTHNQAIALANFGALCLQAAASKLAEHYYIRAVKLFSRLPSIDCGQDFTQVLLQLGCYYVRGTQREKGRFYYEWAFLVAMETSHLESQLQAIKLLCQFYSTVVPNEAQCVIYNEYQLSLARKMSNKILEGQILETISQLYLSLGTERAYRSALEYTKRSLGIFIDLQKKEKEAYAWLRAGKIYYILRQNELVDLYIQVAQNAALHTGDPNLGMELFEAAGDIFFNGTWEKEKAVTFYRDRALPLAVKTGNKNAELRLCNKLVELLVNLKAYEESLEYARASLMLSVTLGNQLNERIAYHRLAAIHHRLGHCELAEHFYLKALSLCSSPLEFEEETLYYVKVYLILGDIIFYDLKDPFDAAGYYHLALAAAMDLGNKKAQLKIYTRLAVIYHNFLVDRELSLFFYQKARTFATELNVRRINLAPDQRYKSS from the exons ATGGAGAGttcagcagaggcaggcagcatgTCTGTGCTCGGCGCTAATGCTATCATCCCTAGTCCAGAGGGAAATCAAGACAGGAActtggagaggaaagaaatggagCAGGGAAGGTCTGACTGGAAACATGTGGAGGCCAATGCTGGCATCAGCGCTGTCCCAGATGGAGTCAGGATGGACGCGTTGCATGAACAAATGG AATGTTCTCAAAGTGAAAAATGCATGAATGTCAGTTCAAGGACCCTTCCCAGTCAAGTGGAGAATTTTCCAACTG ATGTGCTGGGGAAATCAG ACATCTCCCTGAAGTTAACAATGGTAAGACGAAAGAGTGGATGTCCTGATCCCAGACTCCAAAGACAGCTCAGAGGGCAGCTCCGTCTTCTGGAAAATGacagcagggaggtgatggcaGTTTTCAGT GAGCTCTCTGCCAGACTGCTGTCTATTCATAGTGATCAAGATCTAATTGTGGTGACATTTAAAACTTTTGAAGAAATATGGAGGTTCCTAACCTACTACTCACTGG gttttATAAATCATTGCATGGAGAACTTATTCCTAGATCAGTCTTTCTGGCTCTGCTctcaagaagaggaagaaacgGGCATTGAAGTctgtataaatgaaaaatcattaCATTTGATGTACAGAAGCCTGTTAGTACAGGAAG gggcattttttgttttatgtccTGACAACCTGATCAGAAAGATACTGGCTACAGACActgaaataaacactttttttgaGACCGGGGCTTTTACAGATGATGTAACAGGTGGATCTGTGAATGGTGACATGACTGTGCCGTCTAATCCTTCTCTGGAACCATTGATCCCTTTTCATCA atGGTTTCTTAAAGCATATTCTAATCCTATTGGTTTTACATACAAAACTGAATCTAAATCCACCATGAAAGTTG CAATGGGATCCTGTCTAGCTGTGATGAATTATGAAAGCATTGTGTTGGAAGAGATGAGTTTCCAGGAAGGGGACAAAATTGAGATCCTTGGCTACTTCATTGAATGCATGGAATGGTTTCTGGGAAGACATGTGTTTACTGGCCAAATAGGTTTTGTGAAGACAGCTCATGTTAAACTGGAATTATCTAAAAATAA GCCACAAGACCTGGATTTTCTTGAAGCAGAAGAgctatcttttttttcaaaacaaaaaaatctggaagaagTGATACATTTGTTGAAACAAACCTCCATCACAGATGTTTGCTCTGTGTATCGAATAG ACCAATTAGAAGAACCAGAATTTCAGAAAGCTTGTGAATGTG AAATTCCATCTTCACATTCTAGTACAGGATCCACTAGCAAGAATAGCAAGGTTGAAGAATTCCTGAAGAACTTAAAGAATTTGGAGGCCGCTCAGGCAGAAGAGCCAACTACTGAAGGAAAGGATCCTGCTAGCTCTCCAAATAAGGAAGCTGGATCTCCTCCACCTGAAGGACCTTGCTTCCGCATACATCAAGATGTTCAAGCATCTGATGTCTTTGAGTCATTGTTACCCTTCTTAAATAGGAAAGAGTATGTGAGAAACTTCAAAAACCTGTATGATTTCTCTTATACATTTATCAATAGCATGTTCTGCGGGTTTTCAGCAGAAGAAGAACTGGTTAGCTTTTTTAGATTAGCAAGGGAAGCAGCAAAAAAGGCAGGTATGTCCTGGGCACTAGCAAGGCTATGCTTTCTCTTAGGCAGGCTCAGTGttaaaaagctgaagttttctCAAGCTCGGGTGTATTTTGAGGAAGCGCTGGGAGCAGTAGCTGGAGGGTTTAGTGATTTGTACTTCGTAATTGCTCTTTATACAAACCTATCGGTCATCTACTTGACacagaagaacaaagaaaaatgtgctCATGTTTTTGACAAGGCTACATCTCTTCTCATGGGAATTCCCAACTATGTTTGCAGTGCTGACCTGGAGTCAGATATTCTGAAGTATGCTCTGAAGAGGACAATTTTGAGCCAGAACAAACATGCAGAGGCAAGGGCATGCTTTCTACTGGCAAAACATTACAGTGCACGCAAACAGCATGAAGAGGCACTACCATTCTTGGAAAGGTTTCAACTGTTGCTTAATGACTTGGGTTTACAAAACAACTTGTCGAACAACTGTTATTTCAAACTAGCGGAGTCCTACAATGAGAAGTGTTTGCCGCACATTGTGTTAAGTTGCATAAAGGTTGCCTCCTCCCAGAGCTCCAGAACTTTAATGGATTCCTTGAGAAGGATTGATTTAGTCATCAGAAATGCACCCAAGCTCTACAGCATGAGAAAACTGGGACAAATACTGCCATCCCAGATGGCACCTTACCTCATACAAGCACTTCCCTCTGTGTTTACTAATGAGCAGCAAGGACTATGCAGCACTATCTATCTTAGCTTAGCAAAAGTGTACAGCCACCACAAATGGTATGGAAAAGCTATTGTTTACATGACAAAAGCACTGGACTCTGTCTCTGCTAAGCCAGAGGAAACTATCAACTGTTTGGTTTCACTTGCTTGGCTATACATTCTTTACAGGCAACATGATGTGGCTTTAGccattttaaatgctgttgtAGACTCTTCATGGAGCAATCCTCAACAATTAGGCAGTGCTTACAATATGCTTGCTATTGCcttgaaaagaacaaagaataCAAAAGAAGCTGCTGAGAGCTACTACAAAGCACTGCGTCTTTCAGAAGAGACTAATATGACCCATAACCAAGCTATAGCCCTGGCTAATTTTGGGGCactctgcctgcaggcagctgccagtaAGCTAGCAGAACATTATTATATCAGGGCAGTAAAGCTATTCTCCAGACTTCCAAGTATAGACTGTGGCCAAGACTTTACCCAAGTTCTCCTTCAGCTGGGATGTTACTATGTTCGTGGAactcaaagagaaaaaggaaggttttATTATGAATGGGCTTTTTTAGTTGCAATGGAGACAAGTCACCTGGAAA GTCAACTACAAGCAATTAAACTGCTGTGTCAGTTCTACAGTACAGTTGTTCCCAACGAGGCTCAGTGTGTCATCTACAATGAATACCAACTATCTTTAGCTAGAAAGATGTCCAACAAAATTCTGGAGGGACAAATTTTGGAAACCATTAGTCAGCTCTATTTGTCTTTAGGAACAGAAAG GGCTTACAGGTCAGCTCTGGAATATACCAAAAGAAGCCTTGGAATATTTATAGATCtccagaaaaaagagaaagaggcatATGCTTGGCTACGGGCAGGAAAGATATATTATATTCTGAGGCAGAATGAGCTTGTGGATCTTTACATTCAG gttgctcagaacgCTGCTCTTCACACAGGAGATCCAAATTTAGGAATGGAATTGTTTGAAGCTGCTGGAGACATATTTTTCAATGGTActtgggaaaaggagaaagcagtgaCTTTCTACAGG GACAGGGCTCTTCCACTTGCTGTTAAAACTGGCAACAAAAACGCTGAACTCAGATTATGCAATAAACTAGTGGAACTGCTGGTGAATCTGAAGGCTTATGAGGAAAGTCTGGAATATGCAAGAGCATCTCTTATGCTCAGTGTAACTTTAG GAAATCAGCTAAATGAACGAATAGCTTATCATCGGCTGGCTGCCATCCATCATCGTTTGGGTCACTGTGAACTAGCTGAACACTTTTATTTAAAGGCTTTGTCCCTCTGTTCCTCTCCTCTGGAGTTTGAGGAGGAAACACTGTACTACGTCAAGGTGTACTTGATCTTAGGAGACATTATATTCTATGACCTCAAG GATCCCTTTGATGCAGCAGGCTATTATCATTTGGCACTTGCTGCTGCCATGGacctgggaaataaaaaagctcAACTCAAGATTTACACAAGACTTGCAGTTATCTACCATAACTTCCTTGTGGATCGGGAactctctctcttcttctaTCAAAAGGCAAGAACCTTTGCAACAGAGCTGAATGTTAGGAGAATAAATCTAGCTCCTGATCAGCGCTACAAGAGCTCATAA
- the SH3TC1 gene encoding SH3 domain and tetratricopeptide repeat-containing protein 1 isoform X3, with the protein MHECQFKDPSQSSGEFSNCTVNGYPSPDISLKLTMVRRKSGCPDPRLQRQLRGQLRLLENDSREVMAVFSELSARLLSIHSDQDLIVVTFKTFEEIWRFLTYYSLGFINHCMENLFLDQSFWLCSQEEEETGIEVCINEKSLHLMYRSLLVQEGAFFVLCPDNLIRKILATDTEINTFFETGAFTDDVTGGSVNGDMTVPSNPSLEPLIPFHQWFLKAYSNPIGFTYKTESKSTMKVAMGSCLAVMNYESIVLEEMSFQEGDKIEILGYFIECMEWFLGRHVFTGQIGFVKTAHVKLELSKNKPQDLDFLEAEELSFFSKQKNLEEVIHLLKQTSITDVCSVYRIDQLEEPEFQKACECEIPSSHSSTGSTSKNSKVEEFLKNLKNLEAAQAEEPTTEGKDPASSPNKEAGSPPPEGPCFRIHQDVQASDVFESLLPFLNRKEYVRNFKNLYDFSYTFINSMFCGFSAEEELVSFFRLAREAAKKAGMSWALARLCFLLGRLSVKKLKFSQARVYFEEALGAVAGGFSDLYFVIALYTNLSVIYLTQKNKEKCAHVFDKATSLLMGIPNYVCSADLESDILKYALKRTILSQNKHAEARACFLLAKHYSARKQHEEALPFLERFQLLLNDLGLQNNLSNNCYFKLAESYNEKCLPHIVLSCIKVASSQSSRTLMDSLRRIDLVIRNAPKLYSMRKLGQILPSQMAPYLIQALPSVFTNEQQGLCSTIYLSLAKVYSHHKWYGKAIVYMTKALDSVSAKPEETINCLVSLAWLYILYRQHDVALAILNAVVDSSWSNPQQLGSAYNMLAIALKRTKNTKEAAESYYKALRLSEETNMTHNQAIALANFGALCLQAAASKLAEHYYIRAVKLFSRLPSIDCGQDFTQVLLQLGCYYVRGTQREKGRFYYEWAFLVAMETSHLESQLQAIKLLCQFYSTVVPNEAQCVIYNEYQLSLARKMSNKILEGQILETISQLYLSLGTERAYRSALEYTKRSLGIFIDLQKKEKEAYAWLRAGKIYYILRQNELVDLYIQVAQNAALHTGDPNLGMELFEAAGDIFFNGTWEKEKAVTFYRDRALPLAVKTGNKNAELRLCNKLVELLVNLKAYEESLEYARASLMLSVTLGNQLNERIAYHRLAAIHHRLGHCELAEHFYLKALSLCSSPLEFEEETLYYVKVYLILGDIIFYDLKDPFDAAGYYHLALAAAMDLGNKKAQLKIYTRLAVIYHNFLVDRELSLFFYQKARTFATELNVRRINLAPDQRYKSS; encoded by the exons ATGCATGAATGTCAGTTCAAGGACCCTTCCCAGTCAAGTGGAGAATTTTCCAACTG CACTGTAAATGGATATCCTTCTCCAGACATCTCCCTGAAGTTAACAATGGTAAGACGAAAGAGTGGATGTCCTGATCCCAGACTCCAAAGACAGCTCAGAGGGCAGCTCCGTCTTCTGGAAAATGacagcagggaggtgatggcaGTTTTCAGT GAGCTCTCTGCCAGACTGCTGTCTATTCATAGTGATCAAGATCTAATTGTGGTGACATTTAAAACTTTTGAAGAAATATGGAGGTTCCTAACCTACTACTCACTGG gttttATAAATCATTGCATGGAGAACTTATTCCTAGATCAGTCTTTCTGGCTCTGCTctcaagaagaggaagaaacgGGCATTGAAGTctgtataaatgaaaaatcattaCATTTGATGTACAGAAGCCTGTTAGTACAGGAAG gggcattttttgttttatgtccTGACAACCTGATCAGAAAGATACTGGCTACAGACActgaaataaacactttttttgaGACCGGGGCTTTTACAGATGATGTAACAGGTGGATCTGTGAATGGTGACATGACTGTGCCGTCTAATCCTTCTCTGGAACCATTGATCCCTTTTCATCA atGGTTTCTTAAAGCATATTCTAATCCTATTGGTTTTACATACAAAACTGAATCTAAATCCACCATGAAAGTTG CAATGGGATCCTGTCTAGCTGTGATGAATTATGAAAGCATTGTGTTGGAAGAGATGAGTTTCCAGGAAGGGGACAAAATTGAGATCCTTGGCTACTTCATTGAATGCATGGAATGGTTTCTGGGAAGACATGTGTTTACTGGCCAAATAGGTTTTGTGAAGACAGCTCATGTTAAACTGGAATTATCTAAAAATAA GCCACAAGACCTGGATTTTCTTGAAGCAGAAGAgctatcttttttttcaaaacaaaaaaatctggaagaagTGATACATTTGTTGAAACAAACCTCCATCACAGATGTTTGCTCTGTGTATCGAATAG ACCAATTAGAAGAACCAGAATTTCAGAAAGCTTGTGAATGTG AAATTCCATCTTCACATTCTAGTACAGGATCCACTAGCAAGAATAGCAAGGTTGAAGAATTCCTGAAGAACTTAAAGAATTTGGAGGCCGCTCAGGCAGAAGAGCCAACTACTGAAGGAAAGGATCCTGCTAGCTCTCCAAATAAGGAAGCTGGATCTCCTCCACCTGAAGGACCTTGCTTCCGCATACATCAAGATGTTCAAGCATCTGATGTCTTTGAGTCATTGTTACCCTTCTTAAATAGGAAAGAGTATGTGAGAAACTTCAAAAACCTGTATGATTTCTCTTATACATTTATCAATAGCATGTTCTGCGGGTTTTCAGCAGAAGAAGAACTGGTTAGCTTTTTTAGATTAGCAAGGGAAGCAGCAAAAAAGGCAGGTATGTCCTGGGCACTAGCAAGGCTATGCTTTCTCTTAGGCAGGCTCAGTGttaaaaagctgaagttttctCAAGCTCGGGTGTATTTTGAGGAAGCGCTGGGAGCAGTAGCTGGAGGGTTTAGTGATTTGTACTTCGTAATTGCTCTTTATACAAACCTATCGGTCATCTACTTGACacagaagaacaaagaaaaatgtgctCATGTTTTTGACAAGGCTACATCTCTTCTCATGGGAATTCCCAACTATGTTTGCAGTGCTGACCTGGAGTCAGATATTCTGAAGTATGCTCTGAAGAGGACAATTTTGAGCCAGAACAAACATGCAGAGGCAAGGGCATGCTTTCTACTGGCAAAACATTACAGTGCACGCAAACAGCATGAAGAGGCACTACCATTCTTGGAAAGGTTTCAACTGTTGCTTAATGACTTGGGTTTACAAAACAACTTGTCGAACAACTGTTATTTCAAACTAGCGGAGTCCTACAATGAGAAGTGTTTGCCGCACATTGTGTTAAGTTGCATAAAGGTTGCCTCCTCCCAGAGCTCCAGAACTTTAATGGATTCCTTGAGAAGGATTGATTTAGTCATCAGAAATGCACCCAAGCTCTACAGCATGAGAAAACTGGGACAAATACTGCCATCCCAGATGGCACCTTACCTCATACAAGCACTTCCCTCTGTGTTTACTAATGAGCAGCAAGGACTATGCAGCACTATCTATCTTAGCTTAGCAAAAGTGTACAGCCACCACAAATGGTATGGAAAAGCTATTGTTTACATGACAAAAGCACTGGACTCTGTCTCTGCTAAGCCAGAGGAAACTATCAACTGTTTGGTTTCACTTGCTTGGCTATACATTCTTTACAGGCAACATGATGTGGCTTTAGccattttaaatgctgttgtAGACTCTTCATGGAGCAATCCTCAACAATTAGGCAGTGCTTACAATATGCTTGCTATTGCcttgaaaagaacaaagaataCAAAAGAAGCTGCTGAGAGCTACTACAAAGCACTGCGTCTTTCAGAAGAGACTAATATGACCCATAACCAAGCTATAGCCCTGGCTAATTTTGGGGCactctgcctgcaggcagctgccagtaAGCTAGCAGAACATTATTATATCAGGGCAGTAAAGCTATTCTCCAGACTTCCAAGTATAGACTGTGGCCAAGACTTTACCCAAGTTCTCCTTCAGCTGGGATGTTACTATGTTCGTGGAactcaaagagaaaaaggaaggttttATTATGAATGGGCTTTTTTAGTTGCAATGGAGACAAGTCACCTGGAAA GTCAACTACAAGCAATTAAACTGCTGTGTCAGTTCTACAGTACAGTTGTTCCCAACGAGGCTCAGTGTGTCATCTACAATGAATACCAACTATCTTTAGCTAGAAAGATGTCCAACAAAATTCTGGAGGGACAAATTTTGGAAACCATTAGTCAGCTCTATTTGTCTTTAGGAACAGAAAG GGCTTACAGGTCAGCTCTGGAATATACCAAAAGAAGCCTTGGAATATTTATAGATCtccagaaaaaagagaaagaggcatATGCTTGGCTACGGGCAGGAAAGATATATTATATTCTGAGGCAGAATGAGCTTGTGGATCTTTACATTCAG gttgctcagaacgCTGCTCTTCACACAGGAGATCCAAATTTAGGAATGGAATTGTTTGAAGCTGCTGGAGACATATTTTTCAATGGTActtgggaaaaggagaaagcagtgaCTTTCTACAGG GACAGGGCTCTTCCACTTGCTGTTAAAACTGGCAACAAAAACGCTGAACTCAGATTATGCAATAAACTAGTGGAACTGCTGGTGAATCTGAAGGCTTATGAGGAAAGTCTGGAATATGCAAGAGCATCTCTTATGCTCAGTGTAACTTTAG GAAATCAGCTAAATGAACGAATAGCTTATCATCGGCTGGCTGCCATCCATCATCGTTTGGGTCACTGTGAACTAGCTGAACACTTTTATTTAAAGGCTTTGTCCCTCTGTTCCTCTCCTCTGGAGTTTGAGGAGGAAACACTGTACTACGTCAAGGTGTACTTGATCTTAGGAGACATTATATTCTATGACCTCAAG GATCCCTTTGATGCAGCAGGCTATTATCATTTGGCACTTGCTGCTGCCATGGacctgggaaataaaaaagctcAACTCAAGATTTACACAAGACTTGCAGTTATCTACCATAACTTCCTTGTGGATCGGGAactctctctcttcttctaTCAAAAGGCAAGAACCTTTGCAACAGAGCTGAATGTTAGGAGAATAAATCTAGCTCCTGATCAGCGCTACAAGAGCTCATAA